The sequence GACCGGCTCGAAGAACACCACCAAGAACAGCACGAGCACCTCGGCGATGATAAACGGCAGCACGAAGCGCACGGTCTGGTCGTAGGTCGTGCGGGCAATGGAGGTGGTGACGAACAATAGCGCCGCCACCGGCGGCGTGGTCGAGCCGATCTGGTTCGACATGACCATGATCAGGCCGAGCTGGAACGGATCGACGTTGAACGTCGAGCCGATATAGACCGCGACCGGCACGAATATGATCAGGATCGCCATCGATTCGACGAACATGGTCAAGATCAGCATCGCGACGGTGAGGACGACGAGGACGCCGGTCTTGGTGGTCGCCAAGCCGGTGATCAGCGCGATCGCGATCTCGTTGAATTGCAGGTAGGCGAGCAGCCAGCTGAATCCCCCCGCCATGGCGATGATGCCCGACACCATCGAGGTGACGGTCGCCGCATCGAGGAAGATCGCGGGAAGATCCCTGAAGTTCAGCTCGCGATAGACGTATTTGCTGACGAGGAACGCATAGAAGCAGGCGATCAGGCCCGCTTCGGTCGCCGTGAAGACGCCGGTGAGGATCCCGCCGACGATCACGCCGGGCGCCAGCAGCGCCGGCCAGACCTCGATCAAGGCACGCCAGACCTCGCACAGGTCGAAGTTGCCTCTGGTCGCGCGCAACTCCGAAAAACTCGGCAGAAATGTGTGTATCTTGACCGTGATCATGAGGAACAGGCCGACCAGAACGCCCGGCACGATGCCGCCGAGAAACAGTCCGCCGATCGAGACCTGCGCCATCGATCCATAGACCACCATGACCATGCTGGGTGGGATGATCGCGCCGATGGTGCCGGCGCAGGCGATGAGCGCTGCGGCGAATCCCGGCTTGTAGCCGGCCTCCTTCATGGTCGGGATCACCACCGATCCGATGGCGGAAGCGTCGGCGGTGGAAGAGCCCGAGACGCCGGCGAATACCATGCTGGAGACGATCGAGGCGTGGCAGAGGCCAGCTTGGAAATGCCCGACCAGCGTATGGGCGAAGCGCACGAGATGGCGGCTCAAGCCGCCATGCGACATCAGCGATCCGGCGAGTATGAAGAAGGGCAGCGCGAGCAGCGCATAGGTATCGAGCATGCCGAACATGCGCTGCGGAAACAGCGCACCGTTGACGCCCGGCAGCCAGAGCATGCCGGCCAAGCCGACCACGCCCATGCATAGGATGATGGGCACCCCGACGAAAATGAGCACGAGAATCGCCAGCAGCAGCACAAGCAGCATCATAGCGGAGCGTCCTGCGCCGGGGTCACGGCGATCGACCGAACGTGCCGATGCGCGACGAGCTTGCGCAAAGCGACGAGCGTCAGATAGGCACCGCCGACGATCATGCCGAGATAAATGTAGCTCATCGGAATTCCGAGAGACGGGCTCATCTGATAGGCGGCGACCCGCACGAGACGCATCGTGAAGAACGTGATGGAGAGGCCGAGCCACAGCCACATGACATCGACGAGGATCGCGATCGTCCGCCGAATGCCGGCCGGCATTCGTTCGAGCAGGATATTCATCAGGATATGAGCCCCGCGGTTGTAGGCGATCGGGATCGTGAGAAAGATCATCCAGACATGTCCGTAAATCTGGATCTCCTCGCTCCAGGCGAGCGGCATGTTGAGAACGAAGCGGCTGAATACCTGCATGCCGCCGACCACGACGATAAACATGAAGACCGCGACGACGCACCATTCGATCGAACGGTCGATCACGCGATTGATTGTCTCGATCACTCGAAAGCCCCCTGCAACCGCGCCTCGTTCCGGCGCCGTCGCGCTGTGAATGCGGTAAGGATCGCGGGCTCGATCGGGAAGGATTCCGTCGTCGGAGCCCTTCCCCGCGTCGGGCCGGCTCCTCTATTGGGCGAGGATCTGCTTCAGCAAATCCTCGGCATTGAGCTTCGCCGCCATCTCCTTTTGCACGTCGGCAGCTTTGGCGCGCGCCTCGCTCATGTCGGGACGCGTGACGATCATCCCGCGCTTCTGCAGGTCAGCGAGGCTCTCCGCGTCGCGGATCGGCGACATCGCCCGGGCAATGTCGGTCGCAAGCTTCGAGGCCTCCATGATGGTCGCCTGTTCCTTGGCGTCGAGCTTGCTCCATTCGGCGAGCGAGAATGCGACCACCGTCGGGTCGATCAAGTGTTGGGTCAGCGCGTAATATTTCGCGATTTCGTAGAACTTGAACGACAGGGTCGTCGA comes from Pseudomonadota bacterium and encodes:
- a CDS encoding TRAP transporter large permease; the protein is MMLLVLLLAILVLIFVGVPIILCMGVVGLAGMLWLPGVNGALFPQRMFGMLDTYALLALPFFILAGSLMSHGGLSRHLVRFAHTLVGHFQAGLCHASIVSSMVFAGVSGSSTADASAIGSVVIPTMKEAGYKPGFAAALIACAGTIGAIIPPSMVMVVYGSMAQVSIGGLFLGGIVPGVLVGLFLMITVKIHTFLPSFSELRATRGNFDLCEVWRALIEVWPALLAPGVIVGGILTGVFTATEAGLIACFYAFLVSKYVYRELNFRDLPAIFLDAATVTSMVSGIIAMAGGFSWLLAYLQFNEIAIALITGLATTKTGVLVVLTVAMLILTMFVESMAILIIFVPVAVYIGSTFNVDPFQLGLIMVMSNQIGSTTPPVAALLFVTTSIARTTYDQTVRFVLPFIIAEVLVLFLVVFFEPVAAAIPNWVLK
- a CDS encoding TRAP transporter small permease; the protein is MIETINRVIDRSIEWCVVAVFMFIVVVGGMQVFSRFVLNMPLAWSEEIQIYGHVWMIFLTIPIAYNRGAHILMNILLERMPAGIRRTIAILVDVMWLWLGLSITFFTMRLVRVAAYQMSPSLGIPMSYIYLGMIVGGAYLTLVALRKLVAHRHVRSIAVTPAQDAPL